One Chroococcidiopsis sp. TS-821 genomic window carries:
- a CDS encoding SDR family oxidoreductase, whose protein sequence is MINQVLKNKVALVAGATRGAGRGIAIELGASGTIVYATGRTTHAQRSEYNRPETIEETAELVNQVGGYGIPVQVDHLDSTQVQALVTRIENEQGRLDILVNDIGGEYLAEFNQPVWQLSLEKGLRLLRLALDTHIITSHFALPLLIKQPGGLVVEITDGTAEYNNKNYRLSLFYDLAKTSVIRMAWALAQELQPHQCTSVALTPGWLRSEIMLDHFGVSEANWQDATAKEPHFVISETPHYIGRAVACLAGDPNVARWNGQSLSSGQLAKFYGFTDLDGSQPDAWRYIREVEAVGKPADATGYR, encoded by the coding sequence ATGATAAATCAAGTGCTGAAGAACAAAGTTGCCCTAGTTGCAGGAGCAACACGCGGTGCCGGTCGCGGTATTGCCATTGAACTAGGTGCTTCGGGTACAATTGTTTATGCCACAGGTCGAACTACCCACGCTCAACGCTCCGAGTACAACCGTCCTGAAACTATTGAAGAAACGGCAGAACTGGTAAATCAAGTGGGCGGTTATGGTATACCCGTTCAGGTCGATCATCTCGATTCGACACAGGTTCAAGCTCTGGTAACGCGAATTGAGAACGAGCAAGGTCGGTTAGATATCCTAGTTAATGATATCGGTGGAGAATATCTAGCAGAGTTTAATCAGCCCGTGTGGCAGCTTTCTTTGGAAAAGGGACTGCGATTGCTAAGACTAGCGCTCGACACGCATATTATTACTAGCCACTTTGCGCTGCCGCTTTTAATCAAACAACCAGGTGGTCTAGTCGTCGAAATCACTGATGGTACGGCAGAATATAACAATAAAAACTACCGACTATCACTGTTCTACGATCTGGCAAAAACCTCAGTAATTCGCATGGCTTGGGCGCTAGCACAAGAGCTTCAACCTCATCAATGCACATCTGTGGCGCTGACTCCAGGATGGTTGCGATCGGAAATCATGCTAGATCATTTTGGGGTAAGCGAAGCCAACTGGCAAGACGCAACGGCAAAAGAACCGCACTTTGTTATTTCTGAAACCCCTCATTACATCGGTCGTGCTGTGGCGTGTCTTGCTGGAGATCCAAACGTTGCTCGCTGGAATGGTCAGTCGCTGTCGAGTGGTCAACTGGCAAAATTCTATGGCTTTACAGATTTAGATGGTTCGCAGCCTGATGCTTGGCGCTACATTCGTGAGGTTGAGGCTGTTGGTAAACCCGCAGATGCAACTGGGTATCGTTAG